The Canis lupus dingo isolate Sandy chromosome 11, ASM325472v2, whole genome shotgun sequence genome includes a region encoding these proteins:
- the LOC112650421 gene encoding olfactory receptor 2K2: protein MKGGNLTVWSFFFLEGFSRYPKLEIVLFVFSLVMYLITLLGNSTLILITVLDSHLQTPMYFFLGNLSFMDICYTSASIPTLLVNLLSSQKTIVFSGCMVQMYLSLAMGSTECVLLAVMAYDRYVAICHPLRYPIIMNRQVCVQMATVSWVTGCVTALLETSFALRVPLCRNLIDHFTCEILAVLKLACTSSLLMDMIMLVVSVLLLPIPMLLICISYVFILSTILRISSAEGRNKAFSTCGAHLTVVILYFGAALSMYLKPSSSSSQEVDKIISLLYGVLTPMLNPIIYSLRNKEVKGAVRKVLGQTPLYQTHENL, encoded by the coding sequence atgaaaggaggaaACCTCACCGTTTGGagcttttttttcctggaggGTTTTTCTAGATACCCGAAGTTAGAGATTGTTCTCTTCGTCTTCAGCCTTGTGATGTATCTGATAACTCTCTTGGGCAACAGCACTCTGATCTTGATCACTGTCCTAGATTCACACCTCCAAACCCCCATGTACTTTTTCCTTGGAAATCTGTCTTTCATGGATATCTGTTACACATCTGCATCGATTCCCACTTTGCTGGTGAACTTGCTCTCATCCCAGAAAACCATTGTCTTTTCTGGGTGCATGGTACAGATGTATTTGTCCCTCGCCATGGGCTCCACAGAGTGCGTGCTCCTGGCTGTGATGGCATATGACCGTTATGTGGCCATTTGCCACCCACTGAGATACCCCATCATCATGAACAGGCAGGTCTGTGTGCAGATGGCCACTGTCTCCTGGGTGACGGGGTGTGTGACCGCCCTGCTGGAAACCAGTTTCGCCCTGCGGGTGCCCCTCTGTAGGAATCTCATCGATCACTTCACGTGTGAAATTCTGGCCGTGCTGAAGTTAGCTTGCACGAGTTCACTGCTCATGGACATGATCATGCTGGTGGTCAGCGTGCTCCTCCTGCCTATTCCGATGCTCTTGATTTGCATCTCTTATGTCTTCATCCTTTCCACTATTCTGAGAATCAGCTCAGCGGAGGGAAGAAACAAAGCTTTTTCCACCTGTGGTGCCCACCTGACTGTGGTGATCTTGTATTTTGGGGCCGCCCTGTCTATGTACCTAAAGCCTTCTTCATCAAGTTCACAAGAAGTAGATAAGATCATCTCGCTGCTTTATGGAGTGCTGACCCCAATGTTGAACCCCATAATTTACAGCTTAAGGAACAAAGAAGTCAAAGGTGCCGTGAGAAAAGTACTGGGCCAGACACCATTGTATCAAACACATGAAAATCTCTGA